In a genomic window of bacterium:
- the ligA gene encoding NAD-dependent DNA ligase LigA: MNRETAEKEIKKLRAEIAGHDHRYYALDDPSISDREYDALMQRLKGLEREFPELVTTDSPTQRVAGQPLQSFKTVNHQTQMLSLDNTYSADELREFDARVAKILEGQKYEYVAELKIDGLAVSLQYRNGRLHQGATRGDGTKGDDVTANIKTIKAIPLALSPKAAGLQEVEARGEVYMPRQEFLRINREKEEAGEAPFANPRNAAAGTLKLLDPQAVSRRRLSVFIYGVGQAPAALQDHYSTLEALKQAGFKVNPFIKLCPDIQSVIDYCDQWENKRDELDYETDGMVVKVNSFAQQKALSATAHSPRWAMAYKFPARQATTVLKDVEFSVGRTGVVTPVAILEPVLLSGSTVARASMHNEDELVKKDIHYGDTVFVEKAGEIIPQIIKVVLEKRPSHAKPVKMPKNCPSCGEPLTRNPEEAAWRCLNVSCPAQVKGRIEHFASRSCMDIDGLGTAMVEALVNGGLINDYGDIYSLRGEQLMKLERMGKKSAENLLEGIEKSKNNPFWKAVMALGIDNVGAQAARLLAQRYRSLDNLQKATCEDISNIYGLGGAVGSSVENFFANRKNRQVLDKLKKAGVNLESADGAEVPQTFAGMTVVLTGSLQNYTREQATELIVSRGGQVTASVSKKTSMVLAGSEPGSKLDKAKTLGVRVVDETEFENLLKSS; the protein is encoded by the coding sequence ATGAACCGGGAAACAGCCGAAAAGGAAATAAAAAAACTGCGGGCCGAGATAGCCGGGCACGACCACCGCTACTATGCGCTGGACGATCCCTCCATTTCCGATCGCGAGTACGATGCCCTGATGCAGCGGCTGAAGGGGCTGGAGCGGGAATTTCCGGAACTGGTCACCACAGACTCGCCCACCCAAAGGGTGGCCGGCCAGCCCCTGCAGTCCTTTAAGACCGTGAACCATCAGACGCAGATGCTTTCGCTGGACAACACCTATTCAGCCGACGAGCTGAGAGAGTTCGACGCCCGGGTGGCCAAGATCCTGGAGGGGCAAAAATACGAATACGTGGCCGAGCTGAAGATAGACGGGTTGGCGGTGTCTTTGCAGTACCGGAATGGCAGGTTACATCAGGGCGCCACCCGGGGCGACGGGACCAAGGGCGACGACGTCACCGCCAACATAAAGACCATCAAAGCCATTCCGCTCGCTTTATCACCCAAAGCCGCCGGACTGCAGGAAGTGGAGGCCCGGGGCGAGGTCTATATGCCGCGCCAGGAGTTCTTACGCATTAACCGGGAGAAGGAGGAAGCGGGCGAAGCGCCCTTTGCCAACCCCCGCAATGCCGCCGCCGGAACCCTTAAGCTTCTTGATCCCCAGGCTGTGTCCCGGCGCCGCCTTTCCGTCTTCATCTACGGGGTGGGGCAGGCGCCGGCGGCGCTGCAAGACCACTACTCCACCCTGGAAGCCCTCAAACAGGCGGGGTTCAAGGTCAACCCTTTCATCAAACTTTGTCCGGACATCCAGAGCGTGATCGATTACTGTGACCAGTGGGAGAACAAGCGGGACGAGCTGGATTACGAGACCGACGGGATGGTGGTCAAGGTCAATTCCTTTGCCCAGCAGAAAGCCTTAAGCGCCACCGCCCACAGTCCCCGCTGGGCCATGGCCTACAAGTTCCCGGCCCGGCAAGCCACCACAGTGCTTAAGGATGTGGAGTTCAGCGTGGGCCGAACCGGGGTGGTGACGCCGGTGGCCATCCTTGAACCGGTGCTGCTGTCGGGCTCAACCGTGGCCCGGGCCTCGATGCACAACGAGGACGAGCTGGTGAAAAAGGACATTCACTACGGGGACACGGTCTTTGTGGAAAAGGCCGGGGAGATCATTCCCCAGATAATCAAGGTAGTCCTGGAAAAGAGGCCGTCCCATGCCAAACCGGTGAAGATGCCCAAGAATTGCCCCTCCTGCGGCGAGCCGCTTACCCGCAATCCGGAAGAGGCGGCCTGGCGCTGTCTCAATGTCTCCTGCCCGGCCCAGGTAAAGGGGCGGATAGAGCATTTTGCCTCGCGCTCCTGCATGGACATCGATGGCCTGGGCACGGCAATGGTGGAAGCGCTGGTCAACGGCGGGCTGATCAATGATTATGGGGATATCTACTCCCTCCGCGGCGAGCAGCTGATGAAGCTGGAGCGGATGGGAAAGAAGTCGGCCGAGAACCTTTTGGAGGGGATCGAAAAAAGCAAGAACAATCCCTTCTGGAAGGCGGTAATGGCTTTGGGAATTGACAATGTGGGTGCCCAGGCGGCCCGGCTGCTGGCCCAGAGATACCGGTCGTTGGATAACTTGCAGAAAGCCACCTGCGAGGACATCTCCAATATCTACGGCCTGGGCGGCGCGGTGGGAAGTTCGGTGGAGAATTTCTTTGCCAATAGGAAGAACCGGCAGGTCCTGGATAAACTTAAGAAGGCCGGGGTCAACCTGGAGTCGGCCGATGGGGCAGAAGTTCCCCAGACCTTCGCCGGTATGACCGTGGTCTTGACGGGATCGTTGCAGAACTACACCCGGGAGCAGGCCACCGAGCTGATCGTCAGCCGGGGCGGGCAGGTGACAGCCTCGGTATCCAAGAAGACATCCATGGTGCTGGCCGGCAGCGAACCGGGGTCCAAACTGGACAAGGCCAAAACGCTGGGGGTGAGGGTGGTCGATGAGACGGAATTTGAAAACCTGCTGAAGTCAAGTTAA
- a CDS encoding guanine deaminase, translating into MVKRYQINAGILNPESPQKCRFIKDGALIFNEDGHILYCGQRQQAPMLGAAIIKVPPGAFIIPGLIDCHTHLSQYYVRGRSGDTLLGWLKNHIFPAERKCKDPKHAALVSKKFYQRLLSNGITCAALYTNYGAGVRAAFEQAERAGVRAIIGYTLMDRNVPKELKQDPETAMEECRRLYERYHKASGRLFFSINPRFAPSCSPKLLKAAGDFANKYDVHIQTHISENLQELAEVKRLFPKTKSYAEVYDRAGLLTPRTLLAHGIHLSRSERLLVQKRGCAMVHCPSSNLFLHSGRFPVEQWEDYPRLALGSDVGAGPSFSMFDVMRDAYYINIMPLAQLFYLATLGGAKTLGLEKNIGSLKAGKQADFSVIRMSDMQAPGSEELLYDLIFKWDQREIVQVFVAGRRVWPKTVQ; encoded by the coding sequence GTGGTCAAAAGATACCAGATAAACGCCGGGATACTCAACCCGGAAAGCCCCCAAAAGTGCAGGTTTATAAAGGACGGGGCCCTGATATTCAATGAAGACGGGCATATCCTGTACTGCGGACAGCGCCAGCAGGCGCCAATGCTGGGCGCAGCAATAATAAAGGTCCCACCCGGCGCCTTCATCATCCCGGGCTTGATAGACTGCCACACCCACCTTTCCCAGTACTATGTGCGGGGCCGCAGCGGCGACACCCTGTTGGGCTGGCTAAAGAACCACATTTTTCCGGCCGAGCGCAAGTGCAAGGACCCCAAACACGCCGCCCTGGTCTCTAAAAAATTCTACCAACGGCTGTTGTCCAACGGGATCACCTGCGCCGCGCTGTACACCAATTACGGGGCCGGGGTCCGGGCGGCATTTGAGCAGGCCGAAAGGGCGGGGGTCAGGGCAATCATCGGGTACACCCTGATGGACCGAAACGTGCCCAAAGAACTTAAGCAAGACCCTGAAACCGCAATGGAAGAATGCCGGAGGCTTTATGAAAGATATCATAAGGCATCCGGCCGTTTGTTTTTTTCGATCAACCCCAGGTTCGCGCCATCCTGCAGTCCAAAACTGCTGAAGGCGGCGGGCGATTTCGCCAATAAATACGATGTTCACATCCAGACCCATATTTCGGAGAACCTACAGGAACTGGCCGAGGTAAAAAGACTTTTCCCAAAAACCAAGAGCTATGCCGAGGTCTACGACCGGGCCGGCCTTTTGACCCCCCGGACGCTCCTGGCTCATGGTATTCATCTTTCCCGGAGCGAGAGACTGCTGGTCCAAAAGCGGGGCTGCGCAATGGTGCATTGCCCGTCCTCCAACCTGTTCCTGCATTCGGGCAGGTTTCCGGTGGAGCAGTGGGAGGATTATCCCCGGCTGGCTTTGGGCAGCGATGTGGGGGCCGGGCCGTCCTTCTCCATGTTCGACGTGATGCGCGACGCCTATTACATTAACATCATGCCTTTGGCCCAGCTGTTCTATCTGGCAACATTGGGCGGTGCCAAAACTTTGGGACTAGAGAAAAACATCGGCAGCCTGAAGGCAGGCAAGCAGGCCGACTTTTCGGTGATAAGGATGTCGGACATGCAGGCTCCCGGTTCCGAAGAGTTGTTGTATGACCTGATCTTTAAATGGGACCAGCGGGAGATAGTGCAGGTCTTTGTGGCCGGGCGGAGGGTTTGGCCCAAAACTGTCCAGTAA